A genomic segment from Anticarsia gemmatalis isolate Benzon Research Colony breed Stoneville strain chromosome 12, ilAntGemm2 primary, whole genome shotgun sequence encodes:
- the LOC142976919 gene encoding uncharacterized protein LOC142976919, with protein sequence MGHTYCFVFGCNGSSRLPNLSFFRIPLDKRLNVWLKLIGRDGFTKQLNPRSHRVCSIHFKKTMFKNKRLIPSAIPSLYLPKRIDGKIVPGRTKIPAIVNTELTEPFKEITYNRAPKTTNSVSIGTQTDLQCFCKSIGQADCSTSVSNLYDRLIKINYGTEYSDENECERAELEEEEYPVSNCRIQFDSDEDKDEEHTSDGYDSEATVSADESRYFNVYSEYSETKLSSDESEESELEIDEIKKDLICVEVMTYDSD encoded by the exons ATGGGCCATACTTATTGCTTTGTTTTTGGTTGTAATGGCAGCTCACGACTACCAAATCTCAGCTTCTTCAGAATCCCTCTTGATAAAAG atTGAATGTGTGGTTGAAATTGATTGGTCGCGATGGTTTTACGAAGCAGCTTAACCCTCGCAGTCATCGTGTTTgctccatacattttaaaaaaacgATGTTCAAGAACAAAAGATTGATACCTTCTGCTATTCCATCTCTATACTTACCGAAGCGTATTGATGGCAAAATTGTACCTGGTAGGACCAAAATCCCTGCCATTGTCAATACTGAACTCACGGAACCGTTTAAAGAGATAACTTATAACAGAGCACCTAAAACTACGAATTCAGTGTCAATTGGGACACAAACAGACTTACAATGTTTCTGTAAAAGTATTGGGCAAGCAGATTGTTCCACCTCAGTGTCAAATTTATACGatagattaataaaaattaactatgGAACTGAATATTCGGATGAGAACGAATGTGAAAGAGCGGAattagaagaagaagaatatccAGTTTCTAATTGCAGAATACAGTTTGATTCAGATGAAGACAAAGACGAAGAACATACCTCTGACGGTTATGATTCCGAGGCTACAGTGTCTGCTGATGAATctagatattttaatgtttattctgAATATTCTGAAACGAAACTCTCTAGTGATGAATCAGAAGAGAGTGAATTAGaaattgatgaaataaaaaaagatttaatttgCGTGGAGGTTATGACTTATGATTCCGATTAA